The DNA segment AACCACGGGCTCAGGCTCTGGGTAAGCCCAGGGCAGGAAGGCCCACATCCAGCCAAAAGCCTGTGCCGGGCCTCACGGGACAGGCTGCAGGGACCGGCAGCTGGTGGCCTGCAGCACGGGACGCAGCCCCTGAGTGGACGCCCTGTGCCAGCTCTACCTTACTCAGGAGGGCGCACTGCTCCTGCTGACTGGACACCAGCTGGCGCCACCGGAACCGCAGCTTTCCCATCAGCCACTGCACATGGCGGACATCCACAGGACCCTCTGCTTCCATGTGGGGtgcaggtgggccagggctggccagGGCCTCACACTGGAGAAGGGCAAGGGTCAGGCcctgctcccaccccaccctgccccccagGAAGGGCCAGGATGGAGACGGTAGTGGAGGCACAGCCAAAAATAACGGGTGCTCCCTGCACAGGAAGCCTCTGTGCTTTCAGCCGGGCAGCTGGGTAACCCTTCATGGGACTGCCCTGAGGAGCAAAGCAGACACAGAGGGGGCTGACCCAGGCCTGCCCTTGCTCTGGcctcaggagttgagaccagggCTGGCTCagctcaccctcacccacacGCACCTGGCACACAGTCATCTCGTCACCCAGAGGCACTCGGGCCTGGGCCAGCATCTGCTCGGGCACAGGTCCTCGGGCCAAGAGCCAGGACAGAGCCAGCAGCAGCTCCCGACTGCCCTGCGAGCCATCCTCAGGTAGTTGTGCCAGTGCCAGCCTCGGGTAGCCCTGGGAGCATAGCGCTGACTTCACCAAGCGGGCTTGGACCTCTAGGACAGAAGACCACCACCTTAGGGGGACCACCCACCTGGAGGTGACACCACCTGGATCCCTCCAGAGACCCCCTACAGGTCACTTGAGCAGAAGCTCAAGGCCTAGTTCAGAAGAGATGATAGTGGGAGAGCTGCAACTCAGACCAGGATGAGGAGACCGGGGGCCAACGGGGACGTCCCCAGGGCTTTGTAGGAGCAGAAGCCAGTGCTACCCAAGGGGGTGGAGCTAGGGCTCGTCCGGGGCGTGGCTTAATGGGGAAGGCGGAGCTTTGAGGAGCAAACGGGGTCAGTGTTGGCTGGGGGCCAGAGCCTGCCGGGGCGGGGCTTACTGGGGAAGGCGGGGCTTTACAGGAGCAGGCGGGGCCAGTGCTACCGGGTGGGCGGGGCCAGGAGCGGGGCTTACCCAGGGCGAGCGAGGCCAAGGCGTTGCCCGCAGGGAGTGGCGAGAGCACACGATAGAGGAGCTGCCAGAGCGCGGAGGTCTGCGGAAAATAAAAAGCGGGCGGTCAGCGGAGCCGGCCCAACTCCCTGCGAGGGCCCGGGACCCCACCCGGCCCGGCTGCCCTCCGCGCGAGCGTCACCGCCTCCGGACGGTCGAACTTGGCGCGGCGGAAGATCTCGGGGCTGGGTCCCGAGGGCAGCGACCGACTCAACGCGGCGATGGCCTCAGGCAAGGCCCCGGCCCGGGCCCCAGCCGCGAGGTCCACCCGCTGCCGCCGCCTCCCCATACAGCCAGCACCAGCCTCTTTCGGAtcgcccgccgccgccgcggcccgGGACCTGCGTCCAATCACCGCACAGGCCGGGTCTAGTGCGGCGGCTGGGACCTGCTGCACCCAGTTACCGCTTCGGCTGGGACCTGAGCCCAGTCATGGCACCGGCCGGGTCCGGCGCGTAATCCACCGCGCTGGCCGAGACCCGCGCCCAATCACCGCGCTGGCCGGAATGCATCCAATCACCGCGCTGGCCGAGACCCGCGCCCAATCACCGCGCTGGCCGGACATGCATCCAATCACTGCGTCGGCAGGGTCCCGCCTTCGTGGCCAAGCCCAATGAACGGTTCCCCTGGAGTTTGAGTGTAGTCTATTCTGTCTCGTGCGGACCCACTTCCGGGCTCCTGGCACGGCTGTCGATATGGAGAACACCGCAGAGTCCGCCCTTGCAGGCTCAATCGTCACGACACCCGACACCCCACCTCGCTCAGACCCCACCCATCAGCGCCTCACGCCCCTTGGCAACCTAGCAACCGCCGGGCGGGAGCGCGCAGACTCCGGAGGGCGCCCTGTGGGGCTGCGTACGCAGCGGGAGCGGACGAGCCTCGTCCCGTCGCGCCGCCTTCCAGGCTGGGCCGCCAGGAGGCGCCCAGAGCCCGCCGCGCCGCACAGCGCAGACCCCAGCGCGGCCGGCCCCTGGCCCCTGGCGCGAGGTCCCGGGCAGCTCCCCCGCCCCGAACGCGCAGCCCGAGTCCGCGGCAGCCTCCCCAGGCGCTCCCGGTCCTCGCCCGCCCGCGGCAGCGCTTCCCTCTGCCGCCGGCAGGGAGCAGTCCCGGAGGAAGCCGGCGCATGGAAGCAGCTGCTGCCCGGGTGCCGCTGAGCCGGGCCCGCGTGCACGGGCGGCCCCGAAAGGCGCGGGTCGGGAGGAACGTGGGGCTGTCTGCGGGGACAGAAGGTCGGGCTGGCTCCTGGCCAGCGGCGCCTCCGGGCATTCGTGAAGACCCCGGGCCGCGTGTCACCGGGGCTGTTCCCGCGATGCCCCTGCACCTCCCGGGGCTGCGAGGACGGCGGGAGAGGGAAACTCAGTCCTCCCTGGACCCCCAGCCCTGGCTGGCCACGCCCACGAGAGGCGCAGCCCGAGGGGTCCCGGCCCCACCTTTCTCCTCGGCCTTCTTCGCCCCCGAGCTCCTCTTCCAGGCGGCCCTCCCGGCCCCGCCTCGGGGCCCCCACCCGAGCAAGCCCCTCCTCTCCGTCCCCGCACGCCCTCCGTCCTTCCCCGCCCGCAGCCTCCTTCCCACCGGCGCATTGCGATCTCCTTCACGGCGCCAGTAGGAAGACTACGCTCCTCACCCCGCCCACTCGGGTTCCTTGAAGCTAAGGGGCCTCCTCCTCGGAGCGCCTACTGCACCTGCCGAGCTACAGGGCGATGGGAGCCAGGGGGATGGGAGCAGGAGGTGGGGAACCGCGGCGCCACAGGAACTTGGCAGGAAGCGTGGGGGAGATGGCAGAGCACCTCTGAGGCCTTGTTCAGCGCTCTCCCAACCCCCGAGCTTGCGGATTTTTCTCTGCACCAGGTGTCGCTGTCTCAAAGATCTCAGTTCCCTCAGCTCCACCCACCACCGTCCAGCCAGAAACCAGCCTCACCTCAgcaccccctgcccccatcccaTCAAAAGTGCTGTGGCTCCCAGCTCTTGGAATTCCAAGAATCCCCCAAtcacccccacacaccccacccTGCGGGCCACCCTAGACTGCCCCACAGCACCTGTCGAGCTGAGCCTGCAGCACACCCACCACAGCCCTAAGGCAGGGCCAGACCCCTGGGCTCTTTTAAATCAGTGGGTGTCCGGAGGGGTGGCCTTCTGCCAAGGCCGGAATCTAAGTGGCCAGTGTGGGGAAGGGGGTCTCTGAAGGTGGCCAGTCAGCAGCGGCTGGCTGAGTTGACAAGGGAGTTTCCAGAAGGCCCCCCAGCCCCTGTGCACGGCCAGTACTCAAGGTCCCCACTGGACGCCGGGCCACTGGGTAAGTCCCTGGGCACAGGGTAGATGGCAGATGAGGATGCACGTGGGGCAGTGGTGCCTGGGTCAGGGGCAGAGCAGCCTCATCAGGCCCCTGCAGAAGCTGAGCCTGGCCTGGAGGGGTGGGGAATGAGGACAGGGTTGGGGGGTGGAAAGGAGGAAGGCCAGGAGTTCCCACAACTCCCCCAAAGCCTCTCAGAAAGGGAGCCAGCATGAGCTGATTCACCCTCTGACCCGAGGCCAGCCTCGCGCGCCCCCAGGCCTCTCAGCCTGCTGAGCCTTTGGCTAGGGACCTGCAAAGccccccttccccactcccagaAGGCCAGGAGGGCTCAGAGGCACTTCTGAGGATCTGGGAGTTGTAGAGGCGGACTCAGAGTGCCAGGGCTGGGTGCGGGCTGTCTAGGGTGGCCTGGACTCACCCTGCACAGGGAGCCCTGGCCTATGAGACCCTGGAACGGCCCCCTGGGGAGGGCAATGGGCAGCAGAAGAGCAGGCGCCGGTGGCAGAGCCTGCAGCCAGAGCCCCACTGCAGTTCCCTTGGCACTCCCCAGCACATgcgcatgtacacacacacaggttttcCAAGTGTTCAGGTTTATTGAGAGCATTAGGGGCTACAAGGGAGCCCTGGGCATCTGGGGGCAAGGCCTGGCATTTGCCTGGACAGTGGCCCTGCAAGCAGCCAAGGATGGGGTCTCCACCACCTGTGCAGAGAGAGACAGGCACAGACGTGAGTGCAGCGTCCACGGCCTCCCTTTGGGCCCCACGAGTGGTCAGGCCTCCCTAGAAGGGGGCATCCCCATCCCGAGGGTGGAACCAGGGGGCAGGACAGGGGGTGGGGTCCTACCTCCCTGGTTTACTTGAAAGTGTGGCTCTCGGCTCCGCCCCGCCCAAAGCCTGCAGAGAGGGTGGGAAAAGTCAACAGGCTGGGGCGGAGGAGgctgtggggtggggcggggacaGGGGAGCATACCTTTAGGCCCAAACATGGCTGCGTAGCAGGGGTGGTTGCAGTAGGGTTTGCCTTCGTGCTGCAAAGAGAAGGGCTGTGAGGGGGGTGCCATCACCCCTGGCCCCTGCCACCAGGGTGGGCCCCACCTACCTCAGCGTGGCCCCCAGAGGTCAGCGTCTTCCCACATTTCTCGCACTTCAGGCAGGGCCGATGCCAGTCCTTGCCCAGAGAGGTCACCCTCTCGGCTGCAGAGGCACAGACAGGCCCCAGTGAGACGCTGCAGGACGTGGCGCCCACCCACCACTGGCGTACCCGCCTCTTGCAGCCAGCTCTGCCCAAGGCCCTGTGCACTTGGGCCGCATCCGCCTAGCCTGGCAGCCACCCTAAGGTCTCAGCACCCCCCATGAGGGGGACGTCTCCAATCCCCAGAGCCAATACAATCAAACAAAGCGCGAGGTCGCTGGTCCCCGGGGCACTTTCGGGTGCGGCCGGGAATCTTGCTCCCGAGGGCTGGGTGGGGCTGGAGGGCGAGGCCGAGGGTCAGGGGTCGCGGCTTAGGTCAGCAGGGCCTGGGCCTGGCTGCCTGCTTTCAGCCCCAGGCCTCTGCGATGGCAAGGGTGGAGCCTGCGAGAGCCCTTCTCGGCGGGGACAGGGGTGACTTcccacttcctccctcccctcgGGGCGCGCGCGCGCGGGGCAGGAAGGCGGACGCCCGGGATCGCGCCCCGGGCGTCGGTTTCCGCGTCTGTTTCTACTTAGAGCTGGGGGGCGCGGCCCCAGCCCCGCGTTCCTTCCAGCCCTGCGGGTCCCCCACCCAGGGCGCGCCCGAGAGGAGACGGCAGAGACCGTAGGACCCAGAGACGGGGAGGCTCAGAGCCAGAGATAGCCCGCCGAGCACAGCAAGACTGCTAACAGGCAGGGATCGCCAAGGCCTTCGGACGCAGGGGCCTCCACCCTCATCCCGGGGCAGGCGGCGGGCCAGGCTGGGGCGCCGCCCCGGGGACCCAGCGCCCCCGGTCCTCCTGAGCGGCCCCCACCCCCGTCGGCGGCGCCTCCTCGCGGGGCCGGTGTGGGTGGGCTCACCGAAGTACACCTCCTTGTTGCACTTGGGACACTTGGGCATGGCGGCTCCGGGTCCGGTGCAGGCGGCAGCGGCTGGGGCGGCACGGGCTGCAGGCGCGAGACTGGGTGGATCCGGCCCGGTCCGCGCCTTTCAGGGACCCCGGGACCCCGCCCCTTGGAGACCCCGCCCCTCGCGCCCCGCCCCCTGAACCCAGGACTTGGACCCTGGGAACCTCAAACCTAGGCCCAGGGCCCGAGAAAGATCATCTGGTCCACCCCCGCCTTCAGGCAGGGGGCCATGGGGACTTACTGAGGGGGCACAGCTCTTCAGGCGAGTTCAAGCCGCGCCCCTAGCCCAGCGCTGTGACGTCTCCTGGGTCCAGGCTCCCAGGCAAAAGGCTCGCCCGCAGCAGGAAGCGccgctcccacccccagccctacCCCACCAGCACCCGCCCTAACCCCAGATCTGCCCGGGCCGGGACTGGACCAAACACCACTAAAATGCAAAGAGATGCAAAGCAGCCCGCGCGCTGATCCTGCCCTCCCCAGGACGGAGGGTCGGGGACAATTGCCGGAGAGCCCCCGCTGTTGCCCCCCACCAAGGAACCCACTCTGACCTTCCATCCCACGCAAGGTTAGGAGGCCGCCCCTATCAGTCCCCTCACTCCCAAGGGACGTCCCCGCCTCTGCTAGCTCCCCTGACCTCCGCTGCTCTGGGAGGTCCATCGGACCGCAGCGGGAACATCCCCGGGGAATCCAAAAGCGGGGACTCCCAGCGAGGGGAGCTGTAGTTTGAGGAACGATCGGCTGCGGGGGCTGCGGTTTCGGCCGGCAAAGGAGAGTTCAGCCACCCCCCAGGCCGGATCAGAGATGCCCGGGCCGGGCGCAGGAAGGAGTCCTTATCTCTGCGGGAAGCGCCCAGAGCGGCCAAAGCGGTCCAAGTCCGCTGCAAAGTTGAGGCGGAGGATGGTCCCGGTGCCAGGCGGAGGCTATCCCGCCTCCCCCGCCCCCAGATTCAGAAGGGCTGAGGGGGCTGCTCTGGCCTCGGGCTTTGGGGTCAGCCCCTCCAGCTGACCGGCCAGCCTCAGGAAGGGAGCCCGGGTCACTGTCAGTCCCCTCTCCTCTCGCTGAGCAGGGGAGCCCTCTCTCTGCAGGCTCTTCACCTCCGTGCTGCGTGGAGCTCCGTGCCCGAGCTCCCACAGCACAAGGGCCGTGCTACCCTTCCTCCCCAACCACCATCCCTCCTGTCAGCCATGTTAACCAGCGTCCTTATCTCCCCTCGATCTCCACTGGGCCTGTGCCGGCCCTGTCCCCGCTGGGGGCGCTGGAGACCATCGTCCCGGTCCCCAGGAGCCGCTGGCCTACCCCTGGCGGGCACCGAGCCCTAactgcacctgtgatcccaacctCACCTTCCCTGAAGCCTACCGCCCCCCTGTCAGCACCTCGAGGCCTGCACTGAGAGGAAGAGAAGCCGCCTGCCCTGCCCTGTCTGCCACCAGGCCCCAGCttggggagagggcaggggcaGCAGGGCTGTAGGACGGCCAAGGCACAGGCGTCTGGCACAGAGGCCACACTCCAGAGAGCCccacaccagcacacccagcccaAGGCCACATCCTGCTTGCCCTCCTCCTGGCGTCCCTCTAAGGCCACAGTTCTGTCCCCGACTGGGGCTAAGTCCTGGGGTCTGATAGGACATTCCACAGGGGCCATTGGAGTCCTCCCCATCCGCCGTTCTGAGACCTCAGAGATAAGGTTTCCAGAGCAGGGGTGCACTCCTGTCCTGCAACCTTGGAGTCCCCAGTCTCCAGCCCATGAGCCTTGAAACCCACTCTGAGGCCAGGGGAGCCCGGACAGTATTGGGGAGGCTGCGGGCTCTGTCACTGCACTTCCCCTAGGGCATGTGCTGCCCCCAAGCCCCAGGGTGCCCAGCACCGCTGTCCACACCCCCACCAGGATGACGTGCTCCGGGTGCAGAGGTGCAGGGCAAGTGCCTGAAGCACACGTGTGTGCCTGCTGCCCATGGACATACCTGTGTGGGCGTGTCCATCAGGGGTCTCTGGGGTCCCACAAGCATGTGTGTGGTCCCTCTCGCAGTTGTCcgcccatatttctttttttttttttttttttttttttttgagacagagtctcgctctgtcgcccaggctggagtgcagtggcgcaatctcggctcactgcaagctccgcctgccgggttcacgccattctcctgcctcagcctctctgagtagctgggactacaggcgcccgccaccacgcccggctaattttttgtatttttagtagagatggggtttcaccgtggtctcgatctcctgacctcgtgatccgcccgcctcggcctcccaaagtgctgggattacaagcgtgagccaccgcgcccggccatccgcCCATATGTCTGTcaagccccctccccagcccatccCAGCTCCTGGCCCGGTGCCTTGCAGCTCAGGTACGGACATTAGCCAGGGCAGATAGGGACAATGACCCAGTCcttgtcctcccctctacccgcCCCCAGGGATGATCCCTTCCCCCACACTCTGGACTCCAACCCGCCCTGCCCATGGAGTCCCTCCTTGAAAACCAGGGTGATGAGTCCATTCCTGGCCTTCCCTGCTGTTGCTTCCTGTCACCATGGTcacgggtggggtggggggcaggatgCCCTCACCGTGGGGCCGTGCCTTCTCTGTTGGCTCACAGCAGTTTTTCCACTCGACTCAGACACCCACACTCAcaaacacagatacacacagacacatgcacagatacacacgcacacactgaCACAGACAtaacacagacacacgcacatacacacaatctctggaatcctccctaaacttcagccacagactgacgTGCCCCTCAAACCCCCTTTCTCTTGCGCTCCCCATCCACCCTGTGCTCCGGGGGTGGGGACCCCTCATCAGCTGCAGGACCCCAGCTTCCAGCTCCTTTCTCCACCCACACTCCGTGTTCAGGCCATCCCACCCCCAGCGCCCACCCCCATCTGAGCAGGTGAGGGTCGGGTCCTGCCAGCTTCTGGGACACACtgtccccaacaggccccagcccaggcactaggcctccagctttgtcagCTCGCCTGGCTCTCACCTGGCCAGGGATGCACCTAGGGCAGGGCACTGACCTCGTCCATGGGGCCAGCCTGACTCAGGCCCACTGGGCTGGCTGGAAACCCCAGCCCCTGCACCTCTCAGCCCACTCTGCAGGGTGCTGGTGGCATTTGTTGCAGGAACAAACAGAGGACAGAGTGGTCAGGACAGGGACACGGAGTTCCCCAGCTGCTCGCCCCAGGCTGCCTCTATGCCCAGAACATTCCATCCTGCACCTGGACAGCAAGAGGGCCCTAGACTGGGGGCGGCGGGGGCTGCTGCACTGTTTGAGGTGCATCTCGGAGGCCTCCTCTGTCTGCTCAGCCCGCCCTCTGCATACGTCCCTGCGCCCTGGCCTGCTCCTGCTGGCCCTCTGGCTGAAGCCCACCAGGGCTGGGGTGCAGCAGCCTGCAGCCAGGCCTGGGCTCCAGGAACCAGGGTGACCCAAGAGACAGGGCTGGGCCCCACTGTCCCTGAGGAATCCCACCGTCCACCCTCTAGGAACATTTTGCTCCTCTGGGCCCACAGCCCCTTCCTCTGCAGACTCGGCTTGGGGACTCGCCTTGAGATACCTCTCCTTGTCCTTGGAGCCCTCCGCACCACCTCCCCTTGCCCCATGTCCAGGCTAAGAGTGTAGGCAGGTGTGAGGTGCCCTCCCGGGGCTGCAGGCCAGCCAGGCCTGTCCTGGATGCTCTGCAACCAGGTGCCCTGCACTGCCAACATGCGTGCCAGGACAGCACGGAGCTGGCCACGCCCAGCTCAGGCCTCCCCAGGGCCcacctccccgcccctccccctcAGCCCAGCTGAGTCTCAGACACTCCTAAGTTCCCAGGGTCTATTTTCAGCTGCTTGTCTCCTGGGACCCCCTGTCTGGCCTGTGGTCTGGCCCCGGTTGGCCGTGCTGGGCCCAGTGGCCATTCCTGCCCTGGGCAGACCCGGCATGGGGCTGGGATGGGACAGGCTTACCAGACAGGCCCCTCCTGTcctccaggcctcacctccagccCCGAGCAGGTGGGAAGCTGCTCAGTTCCTCCTCTCCCAGAGCAGACGTGGCGAGGtgtggaaagagggaaggaaggggctcCCTCAGCCAGCCCTGCCCTCAATGGGGCTGCACCCCTGCCTGGGCTCCACAGACTGCCCAGATGGGGcgcccctgccctccctcccctcccttgagGGTGGGCCTAGTACCCAGCACCCTACAGCCatagcccaggaattccagaggCTGGAATTCCAGCCTCCCCACCTGGCAGCTGGACCCCACACCCCCACTGGAAGCCCATCAGGCGCTGGGAAAAGTGCTGCCCCCACCTGGCCGTCCTGGTCCCCAGCCTGCCCTTGCCTGTGCCCAGCCCTCCATGGTCCAGAGCTAGGGGCCCATGGCACTGGGTGATTTCCTCACATCCACCTCTCCAGCTACCGCTGGCCCCCAGTAAGCTGGACCCAGGGACGGGAGGGAGGTGTGCCCCACCAAGTCCTGTggagggtcagggtcaggggcgCTAGTCCCAGCTGTGTGGAGTCCGAAAGGGTCCAGGAATTAGGGAAGACCCTGGGAGCGGGGGTACCCAGGGCTGATGCTGCGGTCACTGGCTGGGCAGGGCCTGGAAGAGGGGTGCTGGGGGTCCGGGGCAGGGGCCAGAAGTGGAGACAGGGGTAGCTGGAGGCTGAGCTGGCCCCACAAAGATGCCTGGCTGGGGGCATCAGTGAGGGCCCCAccagcccaggttggagtggggGATACCTTGGAGGGGCCTGGCCAGGAGGCACAGGAAGATTGGACAGTGGAGGTACAGATGGGGAGCAGCACAGCTCGGCTCAACAGAGTGCCGGGGTGTGAGCTTAGCCCCACAGGGGCACCAGGGCCTTGTGGATCCCTGGACTTGGTTCCCAGGGGTTCTGAAGGGGAGGGATGGAGCAGATAGCATTTCAGAGCTGCCTCACTGGCCAGGCGTGGGTCCAAGTAGGAGAGAGTGAAGGTTGAGGCCAGAGCAGCCCCCAAGGCAGGGACAGAGAAGGAGGCACGCCCAAGGGCAAAAGAGCCCATTGCAGACTCCCCTCCCTTTTAGGGGATATCTGGGTCTGTGGGCACCCGAGGGAGCACCTGGctggcaggcggctgggagggcttcctggagctgGAGACACCAAGCGAGTCCTGTTAGTGCCGTGGGCACCCAGCCAACCCCAGCAACACCGCCCAGCGACGCAGGCCAGACAAACAGTAGCAACAACCGCCCTGGTTTCCATGACAATGACTTGGAAACAAACACGGCAGGCAGGCGTCATCCTCAAACCGGCCCCGCAGGAAACGGTCCTGCCCCAGCCAGACCCGGGGTCAGGGGTGCTGCTGTCCCTGGCGGGGTCAGGGGCTGATCTCTGGAGGAGACCCCTTACCCACATCATCCCCGCAGCCGACCCGGGCGGGTCTTCCAGCACACAAACCCCCCACCGCCGGCCAGGTTTTAGGGAAGGGCACCCACCCACCACTCTCCTCAAGACACAGTTTCCACTGCAGGCTCCCAAGGGAGGGGGGTCCAGCTGAGCCCTCCAGCACCCCCCACACCCCCGCCCCGCCAAGCTGAAAGCAGGAATTTCCCATGCAACCCTGGGAGCCCGCAGCAGGGGCGGAGACGGGCACTCCGGGAATTCTCAGTTCTCCTGAAACAACCCCCCAACACACACGAGGAAGCCTTGGCCTGGCAGGAGGGGATGAGAAGGGGAACCATCCCAGCCTCTCCTGTGAGCAGGGGTCTGGAACCTGCCTGATCCTCCCCTCCGCCCCGGGTTGGGGAGTGGCCATCCCTTCTGCAACGTCAGGCCCGGGGGGTTTTGGCCAAATTCCAGGTGGGAGGAGAGGCTGTGGCCGCACTGGGTACCTGGCTGGAGGGCAGCTGTGGTACGGCTGGACCCCAGAGCCAGCCCAGGCCCTGCCAGGACATGGATGGCTGCTCGCAGGACAATGGGCTCAGCATCCAGGCTCAGCTCCGTCAGAGCCCATGGGCTGGAGGGTGGCCAGGCAGGGGGCTGTGCCAACAGCTAGGAACAGGGAAGAGGCATAAAGCCCCGGCCACCCTGTAGCACTAGGGACAGGGGCCTGGAGGTGGCCAGGTCTGAGTGCCCCTCACTGCAGGAAGGGCAAAGGCAACTTGGGTGTGGTGCCAGGGGCAGAGGAACATAAACCAAGGTGGGGAGTCCAGATGGCGCCAGGACAGGGCTCAGCCACTGGGGAAGGTCTCCACGTTTCTGCTCTGTGCTGCCAGAATGGAACAGTGCGCCCTCTAGTGGGCACCCGAGGAGTGGCGCATAGGAAAGGCGGGGCGCGGGGGAGGGGAGAGCTCCTTGGACCCGCCAGGGCTCCTGGCTGAAAGGGCAGAGCCTGGACCATGAAGACGCCAGGGGCGAGTCGGTCATCACTAAAACCTTCACCAGAACACTTGGGCAGGGATTCTGTCCCTGGGCCACAccccaggccaaggcaggcctgTCCACAAAAGCCTGTCCATCACCCTATGGACAAAAGCTGGCAATAGCCACACTGATCCCCTCAAGTCTTTGCTCTGACCACAGCCCCCAAACCCTCCTGCGCTTCTCAGTCCAGTCCTGGTCTGCCAGAGACCtctgccccacccacccacccttaACCAGCTTCCCCATTCTCTGCCCAGGACCCCTCCTCTGGTCCCCAGcccccttccctcctcagccACACTCTCTGCTCTCAGGGCTGACCCCTCCTGCGCTTCCCAGGGTCCACAGACCCAGGCAGCTCCGGGATCTCAGGCCTGCTGTTGGTATTTTCAGGGTTCCAGGTTCAACTTTCCTCCAAGGCTCTGTCCTCCATGGACCCCACCCTCACCTGATCCTGGCCAGGACCCCTGGCCCCGGAATGCCTCCCACCTTCCTTACCTCCCCACAGCCTGGCGTTCTTACTGCCTCCccatctgggtgggcaccaccacCCTAACCAGGGACCACACCCACCgcccccatccctccctcctcctcagaAACATCCCagggccccacctcccaccatCACCCTCAGGAGGAGAGCCCACCCCCACTAGCAGCCAGGCCCAGGGGCGTTGGCTGGGAGCATGCATGGACCGGAGAAAGGGACCCTGGTCTGTGATTTGCATCCATCCCACAAGCAGAGACAATTCTGCAATCCTCAAACCGTTTATTGACAGCACAAGGCTCAGCAGCAGGTGAGCCACGTGAGGGCGGCGAGCGCTTGCGAGGCAGTGTGGGCACCAGGCAGGGGATCCCGGAGGGAAGCCCTCTGCCAGGGACATGGTGAGGGTGTGGCCATCACTCACGAAGGGAGCATAAATAACACTGGCAGGTGGGTGggcagcaggagagggagagCGGACAGCGCCACAGGGACACGCAGGGCCGGCGGGAAAATGCTGGGACAGGGTCACACGGGGATTCGGACGCGCAGACACAGAAGGGGTCATAGGACGCCAGAGGGGGCAGACACACCAGAGACTCAGGGATGGGCATGGCGCTCTGCCCGTGGCTGCCCCTCCTCCAATACTCGCCCTGGGCTTGCAGGCAGGACTGCGCAGCTGAGCACTCTCCCAGCAGAGCCAGGCAGGGAGGCCCCTGCAGGGTCTGGGGCGCAGGTGAGCCCCATCATGAGAGCCGCTGTGGCCTAGGGCTGGACCTTGCCTTCGGGGTCCCGGTCATAGATGTAGCTGCCCACCGCGCCGGTGTTCACTCCTGTGGAGAGAGGCCGCTGGGGTGGGTCGGGGGAACAGCGGAGAgagggggagggcagggaagaCATCGTGGACCACCCTGGCTACACTCACCCTTGGGTCCGAAGAGGATTCCATAGCAGGGCTTGTGGCAGTAGGGCTGGCCATCGTGCTGGGGCAGAAGGTGGGTGCTGAGGGAGGAGTCCACAGACTCCCCCGACCCATCACCTGGAGGCTTCCAgaatgtgcagaacgtgcaggccTGCTGGCCGTGGGGGAGAGGGCAGCGCAGCTCCCAGAAGCACC comes from the Symphalangus syndactylus isolate Jambi chromosome 8, NHGRI_mSymSyn1-v2.1_pri, whole genome shotgun sequence genome and includes:
- the LOC129487365 gene encoding cysteine-rich protein 1 isoform X1, producing the protein MEARAAPAAAACTGPGAAMPKCPKCNKEVYFAERVTSLGKDWHRPCLKCEKCGKTLTSGGHAEHEGKPYCNHPCYAAMFGPKGFGRGGAESHTFK
- the LOC129487365 gene encoding cysteine-rich protein 1 isoform X2 gives rise to the protein MPKCPKCNKEVYFAERVTSLGKDWHRPCLKCEKCGKTLTSGGHAEHEGKPYCNHPCYAAMFGPKGFGRGGAESHTFK